The following coding sequences lie in one Frigoribacterium sp. SL97 genomic window:
- a CDS encoding GNAT family N-acetyltransferase — MTNIPTLTEGAVTIRPLRLRDTRDLDQALMENRSWLRQWEATNPNGFTSHDVRGSIRSLQTNARAGLGLPFAIELDGRFVGQLNVSGIAYGSLGSATIGYWVTQAAAGHNATPIAVALATDHCFRALGLHRMEICIRPENAPSLRVVEKLGFRYEGLRRRYIHINGSWRDHFCFALVAEEVPEGVLRRWTTGTVPVGQGSVPADALAEAGRALPL; from the coding sequence GTGACGAACATCCCCACGCTGACGGAGGGGGCGGTGACCATCCGCCCCCTCCGTCTCCGTGACACCCGCGACCTCGACCAGGCCCTGATGGAGAACCGGTCGTGGCTGCGGCAGTGGGAGGCCACCAACCCGAACGGCTTCACCAGCCACGACGTGCGCGGCAGCATCCGCTCGTTGCAGACCAACGCCCGGGCGGGGCTCGGTCTGCCGTTCGCGATCGAGCTCGACGGCCGGTTCGTCGGCCAGCTGAACGTCTCGGGCATCGCCTACGGCTCGCTCGGCTCGGCCACCATCGGCTACTGGGTGACCCAGGCCGCGGCGGGCCACAACGCGACGCCGATCGCGGTGGCACTCGCGACCGACCACTGCTTCCGGGCACTGGGGCTCCACCGCATGGAGATCTGCATCCGGCCCGAGAACGCCCCCAGCCTGCGCGTCGTCGAGAAGCTGGGCTTCCGTTACGAGGGTCTGCGGCGGCGGTACATCCACATCAACGGTTCGTGGCGCGACCACTTCTGCTTCGCGCTGGTCGCCGAAGAGGTCCCCGAAGGCGTCCTGCGTCGCTGGACCACGGGCACCGTGCCGGTCGGGCAGGGCAGCGTGCCCGCCGACGCCCTCGCCGAGGCCGGGCGCGCGCTGCCGCTCTAG
- a CDS encoding DUF7059 domain-containing protein, with translation MPPTTPTDAPTPHLSTDPELLARLRADLASSGFTVERLQGADAWGSHAGAALFRGERVAARRALARSSARDESVRPAATLASLFVLGYPQAVEAVAGALPTLGAEGAVALGLVAREGDSVRALVDLRPYAFVDASGEASWWIASDLGELVVEGALREDHVLGVGGASATLAGLMISRQVDRALDLGTGCGIQALHAARHARHVVATDISQRALDYAAFNAALNLVDGIELRLGSLFEPVAGETFDHIVSNPPFVITPRAEGVPEYEYRDGGMVGDDLVASVVEGLGRHLAPGGIAQLLGNWESGGAGAVAGKKGAYSVADWAARGGVAVDVWVVEREVQDPTAYSETWIRDGGTRPGSADFERLYEAWLGDFEARGVVEVGFGYLTVRRPAGDASLPVVRTERLLGGLGQNDVGLGAHLLGTLDAVDLLRDLDDEQLAARRLVVAGDVTEERHYWPGNDDPTVISLRQGGGFARTVDSGTALSALVGACDGELSVGAIVGALAQLLGADEAALRAELLPQVRELVTTGMLRA, from the coding sequence GTGCCTCCGACGACCCCGACCGATGCCCCGACGCCCCACCTCTCGACCGATCCCGAGCTGCTCGCGCGGCTGAGGGCCGACCTGGCGTCGTCCGGGTTCACGGTCGAGCGGCTGCAGGGTGCCGACGCGTGGGGCTCGCACGCCGGGGCCGCACTCTTCCGCGGCGAGCGGGTCGCGGCCCGTCGTGCCCTCGCCCGCAGCTCGGCTCGCGACGAGTCCGTGCGTCCGGCCGCCACCCTCGCGTCGCTCTTCGTGCTCGGCTACCCGCAGGCCGTCGAGGCGGTGGCCGGCGCCCTGCCGACCCTGGGCGCCGAGGGCGCGGTCGCCCTCGGGCTCGTGGCGAGGGAGGGCGACTCGGTCCGTGCGCTCGTCGACCTCCGTCCGTACGCCTTCGTCGACGCCTCGGGCGAGGCGAGCTGGTGGATCGCCTCCGACCTCGGCGAGCTCGTCGTCGAGGGGGCGCTGCGAGAGGACCACGTGCTCGGCGTCGGGGGAGCCTCGGCGACGCTCGCCGGCCTGATGATCTCGCGCCAGGTCGACCGGGCGCTCGACCTCGGCACCGGCTGTGGCATCCAGGCGCTGCACGCGGCCCGGCACGCGCGGCACGTCGTGGCCACCGACATCTCGCAGCGCGCCCTCGACTACGCCGCGTTCAACGCCGCGCTCAACCTGGTCGACGGCATCGAGCTGAGGCTGGGCAGCCTGTTCGAGCCCGTCGCCGGGGAGACCTTCGACCACATCGTGTCGAATCCGCCCTTCGTCATCACGCCGCGTGCCGAGGGCGTGCCCGAGTACGAGTACCGCGACGGCGGCATGGTCGGCGACGACCTCGTCGCCTCGGTCGTCGAGGGCCTCGGGCGCCACCTCGCGCCGGGCGGCATCGCGCAGCTGCTGGGCAACTGGGAGTCCGGAGGCGCGGGTGCGGTCGCCGGCAAGAAGGGCGCGTACTCGGTCGCCGACTGGGCGGCCCGGGGCGGCGTGGCCGTCGACGTCTGGGTCGTCGAGCGCGAGGTGCAGGACCCGACCGCGTACTCCGAGACCTGGATCCGCGACGGCGGCACCCGACCCGGTTCCGCCGACTTCGAGCGCCTGTACGAGGCGTGGCTCGGCGACTTCGAGGCCCGGGGGGTCGTCGAGGTCGGGTTCGGCTACCTGACGGTGCGTCGGCCCGCAGGCGACGCGAGCCTGCCCGTGGTGCGCACGGAGCGCCTCCTCGGCGGTCTCGGCCAGAACGACGTGGGACTCGGTGCCCACCTGCTCGGGACGCTCGACGCGGTCGACCTGCTGCGCGACCTCGACGACGAGCAGCTGGCCGCGCGTCGGCTGGTCGTCGCGGGCGACGTCACCGAGGAGCGCCACTACTGGCCGGGCAACGACGACCCCACGGTCATCTCGTTGCGGCAGGGCGGCGGCTTCGCCCGAACGGTCGACTCGGGCACGGCCCTGTCGGCCCTGGTCGGTGCCTGCGACGGCGAGCTCAGCGTCGGGGCGATCGTCGGTGCCCTGGCCCAGCTGCTCGGGGCCGACGAGGCCGCTCTGAGGGCGGAACTGCTGCCCCAGGTCCGCGAACTGGTGACGACGGGCATGCTGCGGGCCTGA
- a CDS encoding DUF4190 domain-containing protein, which translates to MIPAIVGLVLGIIALVKKKGARMLALIGTIVSGLGVLIGIAVVIFGVIVGLASVQAINESLPTSGSIDSGDTGTADGDASAENNAFGDTFTYDDGIALTVSAPEAYTPGEYSSGADQAASVVFTVTIENGTDANFDPMPYETATSGGVEASKVYDSDIESSPTTVVPAGQSISYRIVFSVADADQIVFQMSPSFDYDDVVFTS; encoded by the coding sequence GTGATCCCCGCGATCGTCGGCCTCGTGCTCGGCATCATCGCGCTCGTGAAGAAGAAGGGTGCGCGCATGCTCGCCCTGATCGGCACGATCGTGTCGGGGCTTGGCGTCCTGATCGGCATCGCCGTCGTGATCTTCGGTGTCATCGTCGGGCTCGCCTCCGTCCAGGCCATCAACGAGTCCCTGCCCACGAGCGGCTCGATCGACTCGGGTGACACCGGGACGGCCGACGGCGACGCCTCGGCCGAGAACAACGCCTTCGGCGACACCTTCACCTACGACGACGGCATCGCCCTGACCGTCTCGGCCCCTGAGGCGTACACGCCCGGCGAGTACTCGAGCGGCGCCGACCAGGCGGCTTCCGTGGTCTTCACCGTGACGATCGAGAACGGCACCGACGCCAACTTCGACCCGATGCCCTACGAGACGGCCACCTCGGGCGGCGTCGAGGCCAGCAAGGTCTACGACTCCGACATCGAGAGCTCGCCCACGACGGTCGTCCCGGCCGGCCAGTCCATCTCGTACCGCATCGTGTTCTCGGTGGCCGACGCCGACCAGATCGTCTTCCAGATGTCCCCGTCGTTCGACTACGACGACGTGGTGTTCACCAGCTGA
- a CDS encoding sulfurtransferase, translated as MSHPLVTAAELDATLTGGGVVRLLDVRWRLDRPDGRPAFREGHLPGAVYVDLDSELARHGEPVEGRHPLPDRADLQAAARRWGLRDGDAVVVYDDLGGQSAARAWWLLRASGVADVRLLDGGLAAWTDAGLPLERGDADVVPGDVTLGDDPWPVIDADEASAWPSTGVLVYSRAAERYRGDVEPVDPRAGHVPGAVNLPTAGNLDPSGRFVDAAALRTRFEEAGVTPATPVAVYCGSGITAAHNALAATIAGFDPVLFAGSWSAWSNDPSRPVATGDRPD; from the coding sequence ATGAGCCATCCCCTCGTGACCGCCGCCGAGCTCGACGCCACCCTGACGGGCGGGGGAGTCGTGCGCCTGCTCGACGTCCGGTGGCGGCTCGACCGGCCGGACGGCCGCCCCGCCTTCCGCGAGGGGCACCTGCCCGGCGCCGTCTACGTCGACCTCGACTCCGAGCTCGCCCGTCACGGCGAACCCGTCGAGGGGCGTCATCCGCTGCCCGACCGGGCCGACCTGCAGGCCGCCGCCCGGCGGTGGGGACTCCGCGACGGGGACGCCGTCGTCGTGTACGACGACCTCGGCGGGCAGTCCGCGGCCCGCGCGTGGTGGCTGTTGCGGGCCTCGGGCGTCGCCGACGTGCGTCTGCTCGACGGCGGGCTCGCGGCCTGGACCGACGCGGGCCTGCCCCTCGAGCGGGGCGACGCCGACGTGGTGCCCGGCGACGTCACCCTCGGCGACGATCCGTGGCCCGTGATCGACGCCGACGAGGCGTCCGCGTGGCCCTCCACGGGCGTGCTGGTCTACAGCCGGGCCGCCGAGCGCTACCGCGGCGACGTCGAACCGGTCGACCCGCGGGCCGGTCACGTCCCGGGCGCCGTCAACCTGCCCACGGCGGGCAACCTCGACCCGTCGGGCCGCTTCGTCGACGCCGCCGCGCTGCGGACCCGGTTCGAGGAGGCGGGGGTCACTCCGGCGACGCCGGTGGCCGTCTACTGCGGGTCGGGCATCACGGCGGCCCACAACGCCCTGGCCGCGACGATCGCCGGGTTCGACCCCGTGCTCTTCGCCGGGTCGTGGAGCGCCTGGTCGAACGACCCGTCGCGACCCGTCGCCACCGGCGACCGCCCCGACTGA
- the mscL gene encoding large conductance mechanosensitive channel protein MscL, with protein sequence MKGFKEFILRGNVIDLAVAVVIGAAFTAIVTSLVTNVFNPLIGAAFNATMLDEALIVTIPTLAGGEAQLKFGAVIGSAIQFLIIAAVVYFVLVLPVNNLLKRTFAKQKAEETPADVPPTDVELLSEIRDLLRAQAAPAVGGGSHAAPVLESRDPHSENGPLGSR encoded by the coding sequence GTGAAGGGTTTCAAAGAGTTCATCCTGCGCGGCAACGTCATCGACCTCGCCGTCGCGGTCGTCATCGGTGCGGCCTTCACCGCCATCGTGACGTCGCTCGTGACCAACGTGTTCAACCCGCTGATCGGGGCCGCGTTCAACGCGACCATGCTCGACGAGGCGCTCATCGTCACGATCCCGACGCTCGCCGGCGGCGAGGCCCAGCTGAAGTTCGGCGCCGTCATCGGGTCCGCGATCCAGTTCTTGATCATCGCGGCCGTCGTCTACTTCGTGCTCGTGCTGCCGGTCAACAACCTGCTCAAGCGCACCTTCGCCAAGCAGAAGGCGGAGGAGACCCCCGCCGACGTCCCGCCGACCGACGTCGAACTGCTCAGCGAGATCCGCGACCTGCTGCGTGCGCAGGCCGCACCCGCCGTCGGCGGCGGCTCCCACGCCGCGCCCGTGCTCGAGTCGCGCGACCCCCACAGCGAGAACGGTCCGCTCGGCAGCCGCTGA
- a CDS encoding YegP family protein: MAGTFVVTQDASGDYRFALTTGNGVVIASSEGHRQKGAAMNAIDDLRRTAVDAVVDDRTTVPEPGHAD, from the coding sequence ATGGCAGGCACCTTCGTCGTCACCCAGGACGCCTCGGGCGATTACCGCTTCGCCCTCACCACCGGCAACGGCGTGGTCATCGCCTCCTCCGAGGGCCATCGCCAGAAGGGCGCGGCGATGAACGCGATCGACGACCTGCGACGAACCGCCGTCGACGCGGTGGTCGACGATCGGACGACCGTGCCCGAACCGGGTCACGCCGACTGA
- a CDS encoding TetR/AcrR family transcriptional regulator, translated as MAQRGSYAKGVAKRTEILDTALEVVSRNGFRGTSVRELADSVGLSQAGLLHYFDSKDELFTAILRRRDEVDLALADPQADIVEQLITVIRHNADVPGLVQLFASMSTAATSDPSHAAHAYFVERYASIRAQVAEAITARQRRGEVPAGVDPTRLATVLLAVSDGMQIQWMLDPATDMAEHVELVWRLALATVGTPA; from the coding sequence ATGGCACAACGGGGTTCGTACGCGAAGGGTGTGGCCAAGCGCACGGAGATCCTCGACACGGCGCTCGAGGTGGTCTCCCGCAACGGCTTCCGCGGCACGTCGGTCCGGGAGCTCGCCGACTCGGTCGGCCTCAGCCAGGCCGGGCTGCTGCACTACTTCGACAGCAAGGACGAACTCTTCACGGCCATCCTGCGTCGACGCGACGAGGTCGACCTCGCGCTCGCCGACCCGCAGGCGGACATCGTCGAGCAGTTGATCACCGTCATCCGGCACAACGCCGACGTGCCCGGGCTGGTCCAGCTGTTCGCCAGCATGTCGACGGCTGCGACGAGCGATCCGAGCCATGCCGCCCACGCGTACTTCGTCGAGCGCTACGCGTCGATCCGCGCCCAGGTCGCCGAGGCGATCACCGCCCGACAGCGACGGGGCGAGGTGCCGGCGGGCGTCGACCCCACCCGCCTCGCGACCGTCCTGCTCGCGGTCAGCGACGGCATGCAGATCCAGTGGATGCTCGACCCCGCCACCGACATGGCCGAGCACGTCGAGCTCGTCTGGCGCCTCGCGCTGGCGACGGTGGGCACCCCCGCCTGA
- a CDS encoding AAA family ATPase: protein MWRADRQHDNDDDENDSVAVPTGAPTGVITPHAVSLGHPGQSLGNVAEPVWNTWRESLRRVGGPSTLLHFGDSQRSRIELSTTHPGGLAQFITGKTTLLSSLIRDDLALRTARAAAGEIAAKGLELSTVRGIDAVHLAIGVAAWSFAGEDFRAPVLLRPLAIRRHGRDFEVKLLGEPFLNPALVDALHDQFGITLDAESFVSLASREGSFTPNPVIDRLRGLTAHLEWFTVQPRLVVSTFTEVSTEMALDARELGHPVLDALAGNPMAIRQVEEAYRPTTATPQDERSPETDTLLLDADPEQENVVAQIAAGNSVVVKTLPGTGGTQTIVNAVGRLVSQNKRVLVVSARRATLRGITSRLAEVGLPGVAVSPTTLRRDVIRSISRNEKATHPQMGEVDDALVRLRKVLVDYRGALSRRDPELGVSVLDCLTELSRLALLPAAPATTARLSRRSIAAMVDGRGRVAETMVGAANLGEFKYGPGDSPWYGARFTESVGAGDAHQLAKNLHHRDLPRLLERAEEVIGSTRMRPFESVAELGVYLRLLTEIRDTLDKFMPVVFDRSVAELVAATAPKREAPDMSSANRRRLKKLAREYVRPGVHIADLHGALQRIQQQRVVWQRYVSAGTPPEVPTGIADTHVLHQQVSQDLERLDGPLGLTGDDGLTEIGIVELQQRLEALAAESDVLQNLQERTELMTTLRDLELTPLITDLANRHVPEHQVAAELELAWWRSALESLLEADRALLGANTAMLDRLEADFRLVDEAHAAGSAQLLAWLLAENWKIGLVDWPDEASALKGLLRQGHLTARLLHDAAPHLSRAIAPVWVASPYEVHTIADTVPFDTVVLVDAGATTLAENVGAIRRGKQTVAFGDPVTQTPSEFDIGVVPGKPPVDADEEALAASHSESALARLATLLPTLSLTRSYRAGGEDLAELVNRRFYGGRIESLPWAGSFLGHGSIALDYVSGGTAVPDPESGAVESVDAEVDRVVSLVLEHARTRPSESLMVLTASAKHAIRVQQAVLTAVSGHKDLTEFVVGDRSEPFMIATLEQSVAQSRDHVVFSIGYGRTPHGRVLSDFGPLGQPGGERLLAVAMTRARRSMVIVTCFQPGDIDSSRMGHGTVALSEILTEVQARTSAEHVPDDSEPMLVDLARRLEVKGIPVALGHRGKLGLVAAHDGVCVTIETDTTLSRTSLRESLRSRPEVLRRLGWHYIRVHAFQLFTDPDAVAERVAEVLGIGDSHTHEVPALSASQHVNRR from the coding sequence GTGTGGCGAGCCGACAGACAGCATGACAACGACGACGACGAGAACGACTCCGTCGCCGTCCCGACCGGCGCGCCCACGGGCGTGATCACACCCCACGCCGTCAGCCTCGGGCACCCGGGGCAGTCCCTGGGCAACGTGGCCGAGCCCGTCTGGAACACCTGGCGCGAGTCCCTCCGCCGGGTGGGCGGCCCCTCCACGCTGCTGCACTTCGGCGACTCGCAGCGGTCCCGCATCGAGCTGAGCACGACCCACCCCGGTGGCCTCGCGCAGTTCATCACGGGCAAGACGACCCTGCTCTCCAGCCTGATCCGCGACGACCTCGCCCTGCGCACGGCCCGTGCCGCGGCCGGTGAGATCGCCGCCAAGGGGCTCGAGCTGAGCACGGTCCGCGGCATCGACGCCGTCCACCTGGCCATCGGCGTCGCCGCCTGGTCCTTCGCCGGAGAAGACTTCCGGGCGCCCGTGCTGCTGCGGCCGTTGGCGATCCGTCGCCACGGGCGTGACTTCGAGGTCAAGCTGCTCGGCGAGCCCTTCCTCAACCCGGCGTTGGTCGACGCGCTGCACGACCAGTTCGGCATCACGCTCGACGCCGAGTCCTTCGTCTCCCTCGCCAGCCGAGAGGGGTCGTTCACGCCCAACCCGGTCATCGACCGGCTCCGTGGGCTGACCGCCCACCTCGAGTGGTTCACGGTGCAGCCGCGCCTGGTCGTCTCGACCTTCACCGAGGTCTCGACCGAGATGGCCCTCGACGCCCGCGAGCTGGGGCACCCGGTGCTCGACGCGCTCGCCGGCAACCCGATGGCCATCCGTCAGGTCGAAGAGGCCTACCGCCCGACCACCGCCACGCCCCAGGACGAGCGCAGCCCCGAGACCGACACCCTGCTGCTCGACGCCGATCCCGAGCAAGAGAACGTCGTGGCCCAGATCGCCGCCGGCAACTCGGTCGTCGTCAAGACCCTGCCGGGCACCGGTGGCACGCAGACCATCGTCAACGCCGTCGGTCGTCTCGTGTCGCAGAACAAGCGCGTCCTCGTGGTCAGCGCCCGCCGGGCGACCCTGCGCGGCATCACCAGCCGTCTCGCCGAGGTCGGCCTGCCGGGCGTCGCCGTCAGCCCGACCACGCTGCGTCGTGACGTGATCCGGTCGATCTCCCGCAACGAGAAGGCCACCCACCCGCAGATGGGTGAGGTCGACGACGCCCTCGTGCGCCTCCGCAAGGTGCTCGTCGACTACCGCGGCGCCCTCAGCCGCCGGGACCCCGAACTCGGCGTCTCGGTGCTCGACTGCCTCACCGAGCTCTCGCGGCTGGCCCTGCTGCCCGCGGCCCCGGCGACCACCGCCCGCCTCAGCCGACGCAGCATCGCCGCCATGGTCGACGGTCGTGGCCGCGTCGCCGAGACGATGGTCGGTGCCGCCAACCTGGGCGAGTTCAAGTACGGCCCGGGCGACTCGCCCTGGTACGGCGCGCGCTTCACCGAGAGCGTCGGGGCCGGTGACGCGCACCAGCTCGCCAAGAACCTCCACCACCGCGACCTGCCGCGTCTGCTCGAGCGCGCCGAAGAGGTGATCGGCAGCACGCGCATGCGCCCGTTCGAGAGCGTCGCCGAGCTCGGCGTCTACCTGCGCCTGCTCACCGAGATCCGCGACACCCTCGACAAGTTCATGCCCGTCGTGTTCGACCGCTCGGTCGCCGAGCTCGTCGCCGCGACGGCGCCGAAGCGCGAGGCACCCGACATGTCGAGCGCCAACCGCCGTCGGCTCAAGAAGCTCGCCCGCGAGTACGTGCGACCCGGCGTCCACATCGCCGACCTGCACGGTGCGCTGCAGCGCATCCAGCAGCAACGCGTCGTCTGGCAGCGCTACGTGTCGGCGGGCACCCCGCCCGAGGTGCCGACGGGCATCGCCGACACGCACGTGCTGCACCAGCAGGTGTCGCAAGACCTCGAGCGCCTCGACGGCCCCCTCGGCCTGACGGGTGACGACGGGCTCACCGAGATCGGCATCGTCGAGTTGCAGCAACGACTCGAGGCCCTCGCCGCCGAGAGCGACGTCCTGCAGAACCTCCAAGAGCGCACCGAGCTCATGACGACCCTGCGCGACCTCGAACTGACCCCGCTCATCACCGACCTGGCCAACCGCCACGTGCCGGAGCACCAGGTCGCGGCCGAACTCGAGCTCGCCTGGTGGCGCTCGGCGCTGGAGTCGCTGCTCGAGGCCGACCGGGCCCTGCTCGGCGCCAACACCGCGATGCTCGACCGACTCGAGGCCGACTTCCGCCTCGTCGACGAGGCCCACGCCGCGGGCAGCGCCCAGTTGCTCGCGTGGCTCCTGGCCGAGAACTGGAAGATCGGGTTGGTGGACTGGCCCGACGAGGCGTCGGCGCTCAAGGGCCTGCTGCGTCAGGGCCACCTGACCGCTCGCCTGCTGCACGACGCGGCCCCGCACCTGTCGCGCGCCATCGCTCCCGTCTGGGTCGCGTCGCCGTACGAGGTCCACACCATCGCCGACACCGTGCCGTTCGACACGGTCGTGCTCGTCGACGCCGGGGCCACGACCCTGGCCGAGAACGTCGGGGCGATCCGTCGGGGCAAGCAGACGGTCGCGTTCGGCGACCCCGTGACCCAGACCCCGTCCGAGTTCGACATCGGCGTCGTGCCGGGCAAGCCGCCCGTCGACGCGGACGAAGAGGCCCTGGCCGCGTCGCACTCCGAGAGCGCCCTGGCGCGCCTCGCGACCCTGCTGCCCACGCTCTCCCTCACGCGCAGCTACCGTGCCGGCGGAGAAGACCTCGCCGAACTCGTCAACCGTCGTTTCTACGGCGGTCGCATCGAGTCCCTTCCCTGGGCGGGCAGCTTCCTCGGCCACGGCAGCATCGCGCTCGACTACGTCTCGGGCGGCACCGCCGTCCCCGATCCCGAGTCCGGCGCCGTCGAGAGCGTCGACGCCGAGGTCGACCGCGTCGTGTCCCTCGTCCTCGAACACGCCCGCACGCGCCCGAGCGAGTCGCTCATGGTGTTGACGGCGTCGGCCAAGCACGCCATCCGCGTCCAGCAGGCCGTGTTGACCGCCGTCTCGGGGCACAAGGACCTGACCGAGTTCGTCGTGGGCGACCGCAGCGAGCCGTTCATGATCGCCACCCTCGAGCAGAGCGTCGCGCAGAGCCGCGACCACGTCGTGTTCTCGATCGGCTACGGCCGCACCCCGCACGGCCGCGTGCTCAGCGACTTCGGGCCGCTCGGCCAGCCGGGTGGTGAGCGCCTGCTGGCCGTGGCCATGACGCGTGCGCGTCGTTCGATGGTCATCGTCACCTGCTTCCAGCCGGGTGACATCGACTCGAGTCGCATGGGCCACGGAACGGTCGCTCTCAGCGAGATCCTCACCGAGGTGCAGGCCAGGACGTCGGCCGAGCACGTCCCCGACGACAGCGAGCCCATGCTCGTCGACCTGGCCCGTCGGCTCGAGGTCAAGGGCATCCCCGTCGCGCTCGGGCACCGGGGCAAGCTCGGTCTCGTCGCCGCCCACGACGGCGTCTGCGTCACGATCGAGACCGACACGACGCTCTCGCGCACCAGCCTGCGCGAGTCGCTGCGCTCGCGTCCCGAGGTGCTGCGGCGGCTCGGCTGGCACTACATCCGCGTGCACGCGTTCCAGCTCTTCACCGATCCCGACGCCGTCGCCGAACGCGTCGCCGAGGTGCTCGGCATCGGTGACTCGCACACGCACGAGGTGCCGGCCCTGTCGGCCAGCCAGCACGTCAACCGTCGATGA
- a CDS encoding 5-formyltetrahydrofolate cyclo-ligase, with the protein MTDDVGNAKRALRAEIRQKRRTLGAHERDQATEGITRHLTDLATGLSVRSIAAYLSTDVEPNTRPFLNWAFANDVRVLFPITRADGLLDWAVGDGESETRGLFDLPEPVGEVLSPMAVNDVDLIVVPAASIDHGGMRMGWGRGYFDKTLGSMERRPPVYAVVFDPEYVESVPRERHDQPVDGVVTPSGIHEF; encoded by the coding sequence ATGACTGACGACGTCGGCAACGCCAAACGCGCCCTGCGAGCCGAGATCCGCCAGAAGCGTCGCACCCTGGGTGCGCACGAGAGGGACCAGGCCACCGAGGGCATCACGCGGCACCTCACCGACCTCGCGACGGGCCTGTCGGTGCGCTCGATCGCGGCCTACCTGTCGACCGACGTCGAGCCGAACACGCGTCCGTTCCTGAACTGGGCCTTCGCGAACGACGTCCGCGTGCTGTTCCCGATCACGCGGGCCGACGGCCTGCTCGACTGGGCGGTGGGTGACGGCGAGAGCGAGACCCGGGGCCTCTTCGACCTGCCCGAGCCCGTCGGCGAGGTGCTCAGCCCGATGGCGGTCAACGACGTCGACCTGATCGTCGTGCCCGCGGCGTCCATCGACCACGGCGGCATGCGCATGGGCTGGGGCCGGGGCTACTTCGACAAGACCCTCGGCTCGATGGAGCGTCGTCCGCCCGTCTATGCTGTGGTGTTCGACCCCGAGTACGTCGAGTCGGTGCCCCGAGAGCGGCACGACCAACCCGTCGACGGCGTCGTCACCCCCTCCGGCATCCACGAGTTCTAG
- a CDS encoding FmdB family zinc ribbon protein — protein sequence MPTYSYRCTECDNAFDIVQSFTDDTLTVCPVCQGKLRKVFSPVGVTFNGSGFYRTDSRSKGTSGSGSSGGSGEKGSSSGSSDKSSGGASGSSSSGASGSGSGSSSSGSGSSGSGSSGSGSSGSSSSGSSSSGGSSSSS from the coding sequence GTGCCCACCTACTCGTACCGCTGCACCGAGTGCGACAACGCCTTCGACATCGTCCAGTCGTTCACCGACGACACGCTGACGGTCTGCCCGGTCTGCCAGGGCAAGCTCCGCAAGGTGTTCAGCCCCGTCGGCGTGACCTTCAACGGGTCGGGCTTCTACCGCACCGACTCGCGTTCGAAGGGCACGTCGGGCTCGGGCTCGTCGGGCGGCTCCGGCGAGAAGGGATCGTCGTCCGGCTCGTCCGACAAGAGCTCAGGAGGCGCGAGCGGCTCGTCCTCGTCGGGCGCCTCGGGCAGCGGGTCGGGTTCGTCCTCGTCCGGCAGCGGCTCGTCGGGCTCCGGCTCGTCCGGCTCCGGCTCGTCGGGCTCGAGCTCGTCCGGTTCGAGCTCGTCGGGCGGCTCGTCCAGCTCGTCCTGA
- the galU gene encoding UTP--glucose-1-phosphate uridylyltransferase GalU, with the protein MDTLTRMGFTISKAVIPAAGLGTRFLPATKAMPKEMLPVVDKPAIQYVVEEAVNAGLTDVLMITGRNKNALENHFDHVSELEETLKKKGDHDKLAKVNQSTDLADMHYVRQGDPLGLGHAVLRAKMHVGREPFAVLLGDDIIDARDPLLTRMVEVQGQKNATVIALLEVDPSQTHLYGIATVEKTDEDDVVKVTGLVEKPAQGESPSNLAIIGRYVIRPEVFDVLEKQEPGKGGEIQLTDALMKMAGAEEWTGGVYGVVFRGRRYDTGDKLDYIKAIVQLASDREDIGGELRPWLQEFTAGLEK; encoded by the coding sequence ATGGATACGCTGACCCGCATGGGCTTCACGATTTCTAAAGCAGTCATTCCCGCCGCGGGCCTGGGGACACGATTCCTGCCCGCCACGAAAGCAATGCCGAAGGAGATGCTGCCGGTCGTCGACAAGCCGGCGATCCAGTACGTCGTCGAGGAGGCCGTCAACGCCGGCCTCACCGACGTGCTGATGATCACGGGACGCAACAAGAACGCGCTCGAGAACCACTTCGACCACGTCAGCGAGCTCGAGGAGACGCTGAAGAAGAAGGGTGACCACGACAAGCTCGCCAAGGTCAACCAGTCGACCGACCTCGCCGACATGCACTACGTGCGCCAGGGTGACCCGCTCGGCCTCGGCCACGCGGTGCTCCGCGCCAAGATGCACGTCGGTCGCGAGCCGTTCGCCGTGCTGCTCGGTGACGACATCATCGACGCACGCGACCCGCTGCTGACGCGCATGGTCGAGGTGCAGGGGCAGAAGAACGCCACCGTCATCGCCCTCCTCGAGGTCGACCCCTCGCAGACCCACCTCTACGGCATCGCCACGGTCGAGAAGACCGACGAGGACGACGTCGTCAAGGTCACCGGCCTTGTCGAGAAGCCGGCCCAGGGCGAGTCGCCCTCGAACCTGGCCATCATCGGCCGCTACGTCATCCGCCCCGAGGTCTTCGACGTCCTCGAGAAGCAGGAGCCGGGCAAGGGTGGCGAGATCCAGCTGACCGACGCCCTCATGAAGATGGCCGGTGCCGAGGAGTGGACCGGCGGCGTGTACGGCGTCGTCTTCCGTGGCCGTCGGTACGACACCGGCGACAAGCTCGACTACATCAAGGCCATCGTCCAGCTCGCGTCCGACCGCGAGGACATCGGTGGCGAGCTGCGCCCGTGGCTGCAAGAGTTCACCGCCGGGCTCGAGAAGTAA